TTTGACTAATGATTTGGACAACAGGATCACAAACCTCTTTTTCTTCGGCAAATTCTTCTGTCTTTAATTCTGGCCGATGCATCAAACGAAATAACTCAGGTTGTTTATTCGCAAAACTGCGATACGTTTTACAAATGAGATAAATTTTCTGAGCTGGTTCTTCAACGCCAATTACGGAATTTTGCAATGCAAATCGCAAGTCCTCAAGCACCCCGTCTTTCACTGCCCGTAACAATGAAGTTTTTTCAGTATAATGCGTCTCAATAATAGCCTCAGTTGTGCGCACTTTTATCGCAACGTCATCTAAATCAAATCCATCCACACCCCGAGATCGGATCAATCGGCGTGTAACCAAAAGAATTTCTGCATCACTAATGTCTGTAACAAACCGGTCCATCAATTCTCTCCACTTCTATTCGAGGTTAACCATGACGTTAAGCCGCGCTAATAACGTCATGGTTAACCTGCGTCAATAGAAAACAAACCAGGTTGTCATTTTTCTTTCACATAGTATTTCAAGTAGTCTAACGACGACTTTAGAAGGTATAATTCTGTATTATTCATCTACAAAACACCTATTTTCTTTAATAAACCAATCGCCCAAAACATTAAACTTTTGAGATAAAAAATTAAAACTAACCATTTGAATTCACGACAATTGGTAAAAAATTCAACCAAGAAAAATAGCCACAAAATTGAGTTTTTTATCAAAAACAATTCACCGATTAATCTTAGTTTTCTAAGAAATTTTCAGGCAATGAATGAAAATGAAAAACAGTATAAAGAGAAATTATCTAGAACATTTCTAAACAAAATTGAAATTAAGCGATGTATAGAATTTTAGCGCTCCAAACTCATGCGACAAATAAGCCACACACTCTCCACAGTCCTGCCTTGACAATGCCTCATTAACCATTAAGTTTCGCTCCGGCTTCATTCAAGAAGCCGTTCAATTCTAAAAGGCTAATTCTACGCCAAACATTAACGACCATTATTATGGAGTATTCTTAAATGTACCTCAAACGGACAGGGCTGTTCTTTGCCCTACTGTTATCTCTTGTTGTTGTCTCTAATTCAGAAGCTCATGCATTCAAACAATGCGGCAAAGCTTCATGGTATGCTGGCCCGACAAATAAAACTGCTAACGGCGAACGTCTTCGTCATAACGCCAACACAGCAGCACATAAATCTTTACCATTTGGAACAAAAGTAAGAGTAACGAACCGCCGCAATGGCAAATCGTTAATCGTACGGATCAACGATCGTGGCCCATTTATCCATGGACGCATCATTGATCTAACAAAAGGCGGCGCGTCCCGCCTCGGCTTCATTAATGCTGGCGTAACAAACGTTTGCATCACACGCATTCGTTAAAAAAATACAGATGCTCAGCGACGGATGCTTATGTGGATGCATAGTGGGCATACGAAGCTCAAAAAAGTGCAACCTGAAGGAGCATTAAAAAGAGTGCAATCTGAAGGCACATTAAAAAAGGCTATCCCATTTTATCTAATGGGATAGCCTAATCAAAATTTAAATGACTAATCATTAAAGTCTCACTATTCATCGTAACAAATTTATCTTCATAGCAACCTGTTCATGCTGAGGTAAATTCTGCAAAGCAGCACCGCTTAACACCATAAACAACCCAGCCACCATTAAAAATCTAAAGTAATACATCAACCAATACTCCTAAATTAAATTCCAGTTATCTATTGGTCGGTACGAACCTCAGAACGGTTCAAAAAAATCACCTTATATTTTTAGATAAATTTTGGCATATGAGTTCATCGACCAAAACACAGTCACGATTTAACAATGAGTGATTATAGGCACTGCCCGATAACAAAATTTTAGAATGATAGCTTTGTGAAAAATGAGCTTCCTTATGATCCAAACTGACACGGCTTTCATCTTTAGCAATAGCATCCGTTTGAATACTAAGAGACACCAGACCAATCAGCAAAAGACCTGCAACTAAGCTCAGCGTCCCTAAGCCATATAAAGTCTCTTGCTTCACACCTATGTTTTTTATGACCTTATTCTTCATCCCCTTATTCTCCTCTAATGAATGATTGAGATAGTCGTTTGTCGTAAGGGGAAATAAAAAAGTTCATTTTCTAATTTAAAAATGAGAAACCATAGGAAGGATAACTAAAGGTACAGAGCTTGAAATCAGACGAAAAAAACGTCATAGATAATATAAGAGATCAGACAAAAGGACGGCCAATCAGATAATGTCTATCCAGCTAAAGCTATCAAATAGCAGTAAAAACAGCTTCTTTGTTGATATTGAAAAATTTCCAACAAAAGTAAAGGTTCCGGCCAGCAAGTCTGATTATCTGTCTCAAATTATAACCGGGATCTTTTTCACCCTATTCGGTTACGCATTATTCCGCTCAAATCTAACAGAAGATAGCATCACACCAAACTTGCTGTTTGGTTTAGCTATGGGGACATTTGGTGGGTTTAACCTAGCCAAAGCATTCTTAGGCACCAAAGGATCGGCCAGTCTCACATTCCATGAGAAATATGTAGAAGCAAAACAAGAATATTGGTTCACAAAGAAAAAATGGCAAACGCCTTATTCAGAATTTAAAGGAGTGAAAACAAGAGAAGGCATAAGGCCCAAAAGAGGCGCTCTGCAACCCTTTCAAATCATCGAGCTCATCCATCAAGACACTGCAAAAACTCTCCCTCTCTACGCAAAAAGAGGAAGCAAAAGACAAACAAAACTTTTAGAAGAATATGCCGAAAAATTTAATGTACCAGTTCTTTAAAGAGGTAAGCTCAGTTGGATAACAAAGTGAAAGTGGTGCCTATTGCAAGAGTTCTTTCACAACTTTATTAGCTGCACCAAAATCCATCTGTCCAGCATATTTAGCTTTTAGAGCCGCCATAGTCCGCCCCATATCTTTCAGGCTAGTCGCATCAATCTCAGCAACAACCTCTTTGACAGCCTGAGCTACAGCCTCTTCCCCCATTTGTTGAGGTAAAAAGTCTTTAATAACTTCAATTTCTTTGAGTTCTTGCTCGGCCAATTCAGCGCGTCCAGCATCTTTATAAGTAACTGCTGATTCTTGGCGCTGCTTCACCATTTTAGCCAAAATTTCAAGAATTTCAGCATCAGAAACTGTATCCGTACCCTTAGTACGTCCAGCAATATCACGGTCTTTAATCGCTGCATTAATCAAGCGAAGGGTCCCAATCCGGATCTTTTCTTTCGCCTTAACAGCATCTTTCAGAGCTTCATTAATTTTATCGCGCATAAAAAATCCTATTTTAGGTAAAAGAATAAAAGGTCAAAACAACCGGATCATCAAAATCAAAATTTGGTTTAATTCAAACGACGAAACTCGCCAAACAATAAAGGTCGCAAAAAATCAACCCACTCGTTAAAACCAACTCAATGTATAAAAATGATCCGCAACACCCCTTCAAAACTCAAGAATCATCCTGAATCAAGAAAGAGAGATAAGCGTAAATCATTAAAGCCTAACTTGGCAATCATTTTTACATATATAAAGCACTGATTTCATTAGTTATTTTATTATTTTTTTTGTTGACTGCAAAACAACATTCACATAGGGTCGGGCCGTTTACCAAACTGTACAAAGAATTTATTTGTCAAATGAGACAAATCTAGTGGTCTTTGAATAGTGACATATGGTAAGTAAGAACAAATTCATAAATTCAAATAAAGTCTCACTTCCAAACAACCAATTTAAAGTTTGGGATGAGTATCTATGCCATAAAATAGAAAGCCAATTGAATGCCTGAAACAACCTCAATCATCAAAGATGCCAGCTCTCCAGAAAAGAAAACAGTCACTCCTTCTTCTGGGGCATGGGAAGCAACTCAATATACCGCTGTCATTGTTCTGGCGGATGGAACAGTTATTAAAGGTGTCGGAGCTGGGTTTGAAGGTACTGCAGTTGGCGAAGTTTGCTTTAATACAGCAATGACGGGTTATCAGGAAATTCTTACAGACCCATCTTATGCGGGGCAAATCATCACTTTCACCTTCCCTCATATTGGCAATATTGGCACAAATGAAGAAGACACAGAAACTTCTAATAACGAGGCAACAAACAAAGTACGTGGCTGTATTTTAAGAAGCCCTATCACAACACCTTCAAATTATCGC
The sequence above is a segment of the Hyphomicrobiales bacterium 4NK60-0047b genome. Coding sequences within it:
- a CDS encoding septal ring lytic transglycosylase RlpA family protein produces the protein MYLKRTGLFFALLLSLVVVSNSEAHAFKQCGKASWYAGPTNKTANGERLRHNANTAAHKSLPFGTKVRVTNRRNGKSLIVRINDRGPFIHGRIIDLTKGGASRLGFINAGVTNVCITRIR
- a CDS encoding GatB/YqeY domain-containing protein, which translates into the protein MRDKINEALKDAVKAKEKIRIGTLRLINAAIKDRDIAGRTKGTDTVSDAEILEILAKMVKQRQESAVTYKDAGRAELAEQELKEIEVIKDFLPQQMGEEAVAQAVKEVVAEIDATSLKDMGRTMAALKAKYAGQMDFGAANKVVKELLQ